The DNA window TCGCATCTTTATCCTTGATCTCGTCAAAGAGGCCGAGTTGGTTCAAGCGCAAGACCGACAAATCCCAATACCGTTTGTTATACGGGTCGCCTTCGTTGACAAGCACTTCGCGGCGCAGCACCACGTCGCGCGTGTTGGTGTTGCCGATGAATTCCAAGCGCCGCATGGTGAACTGGCGGCCTTCGTCCACTTCCAACGTCACTTCGACTTCGCCCTCGGTCGCGGACGTGTCGTTGAATTTGGGATTGAAGTTGACCTCGGCTTGAATATAACCCTGCGTGCCGAATAGGTCTTTGACGCCTTTGAAAACATTCTCCTGAATGTTTTTCATGTTGATGTATTCGCCGACCTTAATGCCCGACACCGCCGTGATCACGCCGGGTTGGAAGATCGTCACACCTTTTTCTTCGACTTTGGTGACTTTGTAGCGGCGCCCAACTTCGATGGGAATCGTCACCCGCAATCCAGGGCCTGTCTTTCGCAAGAAGGGCAGCGGCAACCCGCCGCTCACCTTGCCTGCATCTTCAACAATCGGCTCACTGTACTTGGCTTGCAGGTAGCCTTTTTGTCCCAGGAAAAAGCGCACGCGCTCCAGGTCGTCCTGCAATTTTTCTTTGAAATAGATGTCAGCGGATTTGAAGGTCGAGATAATGCCCGCTTCTTTCACCAACTTCATCGCCCCGCGTAACCGGCGTTGCGAGAAATCGCCCTTTTCACCAGTGAAGACGATTTCTTTCACGCGCACGCGCGGCCCTTCTTCGACATTGAAGATCAACGCGACCGTGGTGGCGGAAATGTCTTCGACTTCGATTGAAACATCGGCTTGGGGATGTCCCTTTTCCGCCAGCAATTCACGCAAGACGATCTTGGCCGCATTCACCTTGGCCGGATCGAGTTGGTTTTCCTTGCTGACTTGGGTGCGGCGTTCTTTGAAGCGGGTCAGGACATCGCTTTCGGTCGCCGATTTCAGACCGCGATACTGCAAATCGCGGATGATCGGGTATTCCTTGACCTGAAAAATGATGACCTTGCCGCCACGCGGGCCGTCATCCAGCAGCAGTTTGGTTTGCAGCGGATCGAAGAAACCCAAACCCAGAATCGCTTCCAGATCGCGCTGCGCCAACGCCTGGCTATAGCGGTCGCCCGGCTTGCTCTGCACATAATAAAGAATGGATTCTTTCGGAATGCGGCGATTGCCGCGGATTTCCACATCTTCGACCAACACGTCCTGCGCAGCTTGTTGCGCCAACACGGGACGCACGATCACGAACGATAGAAATGCCGAAAAAATTGCTGCGATCAAGGCGCTCGTCTGAAGATTAAAGCGCTTGGTCATGAAACCTCTCCCACTTAAATGATCGGCCATTGCCCCTACACACACTGCGGAATGACGGCCAACTCTGCATTCAGAAAACTTTCGTCATGGATGATTGGGGTGATTCAACAGCGCGCAAATTTCCTCTTACGTTTCAGGCCGCGCTGTCCGAGTTGGCAGCTTTCAGCGCCGCAACGTCATGAACGTCTACGGTTGTGAAGGTTGCAGTGACAAATTACAAGTCGCGCATTATACGCATGCAGCCCGGTGTTGAACAGCCAACGTTGGCGAAAAGAAGCCCTTGCCAAAGTTTCTTTCTGCAAGGGAAAAGCCGCATTTGGGCCGCTCAACTGTGATAAATCATCAAGCGCCGCTGTTCCACCAGCCCCACTAATTCATCCAAACTATGTTTGCCAGGCTCGAGTTGTTCGACGGCCATCGTCTCAACGATGTTGAGTACAGTCGAGTTATAGGGCGTGGGCACGTCATACTTTTCGCCCAACAGGATGATCTCGCCATTAAAATAGCCGGCCTCGGTCGCGCCGCGCCGCTGCTTCAAATCCACCCAGGTCGAGGGATAGGTGCGTAATTCAACCGGCAGCGACTGGGCGGCCCGGATCTTTTCGGTATCTTCGACACAATTTCGCAATTGGTTGGCAACAGCAGGCACATTATAAGGAGTAGCATCCAGTACGATGTGCGCGGCCGTCAGCACATGCAGTCCTTCCTCAAGCACTTCGGACATAAAGTACGCCAAGGCGGGCGTCACCTGCGCCAATTGCACATAGCTATCTATAATGCCCAGCGTGGCGTTGTTGAGGTTGAGCAAGAGCTTGCTCCATTTCACTCCCATAATGTGTTCGTGCGTGGTAGTGCGAAAACCCGCTTGCGTCAAGGCGGCGGCCAGTTCAGCGCCGAATTCATCAAAACCGAGCGGGTAATTGCCCAAGCTGATTGTGTCGCCCATCGTCCATGCCACCACACCCGGTTCCACCAAGGTCGCGCTGATGCCCGCCATCGCGCCATACACATTTTTGAAGCGCCGCGCCGCCCACTCTTCATTGCGCACCGCATTTTGCAAACAAACAATCGGCGTCTCTTCGCCGAGCGCGTCGCGCAACACATGAGCCGACTCTTCGGTCTGGGCCGTCTTGACGGTCAAGAGGATGACATCCTCAGCGCGGGGCGTGAGTTGGGCCGGATGCGTGACTGCCGTGAGGTTGCGCACCTGCGCTTCCCCGGCTTGCGTAAGCAACCGCAAGCCGTTGCGATTGATGGCTTCGGCGTAAAGCTCACGCGCCACTAAGACAACCTCTGCGCCCGCCGCCGCCAATTTACCGCCCACCAGGGTGCCGATGGCACCTGCGCCATGAATGATGAATCTCATCGCTGCCTCCGTGAATACCTGTTGCCATCAAGCTGCGTGCTTAGGGGAAGTCGTGCTAATGCGGGAAACGTTGTTTGTAAGGAAAGAGCAGAGACCGGTTCAGTGCGCTGCCGATCTCTGCTCGCTTGGAAGTACCCCCGGCACGGCTCGAACGTGCGACCCTCTGCTTAGCCTACCACTCCGGATTTCCCCGGCCCCGCACGAACTTCGCACGAGTTGTAGTCTGGACCATATCTTAGGCATTTCAGCCTGGATGCGTATGGCCTCTACGGAACCCCAATGTAATCATCAGCGAAATTCACGTTCTTCATCTGATGATTCTTAGGCGACTCAATTCTC is part of the Acidobacteriota bacterium genome and encodes:
- a CDS encoding ketopantoate reductase family protein — encoded protein: MRFIIHGAGAIGTLVGGKLAAAGAEVVLVARELYAEAINRNGLRLLTQAGEAQVRNLTAVTHPAQLTPRAEDVILLTVKTAQTEESAHVLRDALGEETPIVCLQNAVRNEEWAARRFKNVYGAMAGISATLVEPGVVAWTMGDTISLGNYPLGFDEFGAELAAALTQAGFRTTTHEHIMGVKWSKLLLNLNNATLGIIDSYVQLAQVTPALAYFMSEVLEEGLHVLTAAHIVLDATPYNVPAVANQLRNCVEDTEKIRAAQSLPVELRTYPSTWVDLKQRRGATEAGYFNGEIILLGEKYDVPTPYNSTVLNIVETMAVEQLEPGKHSLDELVGLVEQRRLMIYHS